aagtgaaaatgctataaaCTGCATGCATTTTTACAAGCAGTGGCAATTCTCCTGTCCAGTTCACCTCCATCGGACCACTCTGTATGTAAGTGCCCTTCAATAAAcatgtgcagtggctcctgcttataatcccagcacgctgggaggctggggcaggaggatcccttgagcccaggagattgaaagtagcctgggcaatatagcgaggcCCATCtctagtgaaaaatgaaaagaaaaagaacaacaacaacaaaaatctatgtCTCATTTGCTGGATCTCTTCTTTGGCCTTTCAGACATGGTACTACCCCTAccggaagtttttttttttaaatttttaatagattttaaatttttgtctgggcgcagtggctcatgcctgtaatcccagcactttgggaggccgaggtggttggatcacctgaggtcgagagttcaagaccagcctgaccaacatagagaaaccccgtctctactagaaatacaaaaaattagccaggcgtagtggcgggcgcctgtaatcccagctgctcgggaggctgaggtaggacaattgtgtgaacccgggaagcggaggttgtggtgagccgagattgcaccactgcactccagcctgggtgacagagcgagactctatctccaaaaaaaaaaaagattttaaatttttaatttttttctagtcccaAAAGTAACATCCTGACCTACTGGAATTAATGGGGTCTAGCATGATAGTTGGTGGGCCCAgcaggaggtgggagagaagCCCCAGATGATGAGATTGGGAAAGGGCAGACCCGCGGGGAGAAGTCCCAGGTTAGCTGTCCGTGTCTATATGGGGCCCGAGAGTCGCTATGCTTGATGGATCGGGCCTGATGTGTGAGTACAGGGATGCCCTGAAAATGCTGAAAGGTCTGGAAGGGTAGTTGCAGGGGGTGGATCTGACTGAGCAAGGCTCAGATTCCTGAGCTGTGGCGGCTGTAGTTGGCTGGCCGCTTCTGACCATGCTCCAAGCAGCCCTAGAGGCTGAGCTCACAGCACAAGCAAGGGTCCAACTAGGCACAGATGGTGGCTTCTCTTCAGGACAAGATGGACTGTTGAGCCTACAAAGAGCCGCCCCTCTCCTCCACCAGGGGCCTGCTGTGTGGCACATCCAAGATGAGCTCCCAAGAACTTGGGAGAACCTTCTTTCGTATCCGTTGCTCTTTTTGTTGCGGTGGTTTGTGTTGCTGCTGCGCTGGTGCCAGTGCTCCTCTGTATACCTGGCCCCAGGGAATGTGATGAGACTATGAGAGCCATTCAAGGGTGTGCTGGGGTGGGGCGTATGGTAGATGCACCTGTGTGTGGCAGATGCACCTGACAGTAATATCTTAGGCCTACCCCGAGAATGACCCTGTATGGCAGATGTACCTGAATGTGTGTTCAGAGTTCCCAGTGCAGCCAACCCAAAGATTcattgtatcttcttttttttttttttaaccagaaacaCGTGCACTTTATTGAATGCCATTGTAGAAAAGTGTGTGAGGATAAAGGGCTGATACAGGACTCCGCTCCGGGGGCAGGGTGAGGAATGGAAGGTGGAGCATGTGGGATACAGGTTATGGGCAGAGCTCCTGGCCTGCATGATGTCTCCTGATCTATCAATAGGCTTGGAAGATCAATACTGGGATGACGATGAGCAGAATGGTCATGAGGATGCCCAAAATCAGGGCCCAGATATTCAGGCACTTGGCGGTGGAGGCATAGGCCTGGGCCCCAGTCAGGTCGCCAACCGTCTTCCTGTCCCTAGACTTCACGGAGTAGGCAAACGCTATGAAGCCCAGGCAGCAGGGGTTCATGAAGAGGGTGTTGAATAGGGACCAGACGACATGGTCGGGCACGGAGGTCTCGCTGCGGATGTGGATTACGGTGGATGTCGGGGGAGCAGGGTTGTGGGGCGCCCCCAGCACAGCCACCTCATGCTCCTCCTTGAGCATCTCATAGTTGGGGGGCTGGCCGCTGTTGACAGGAGAGAAGAAGGTTTGGACCGTGTGGTTCATGGTATCCTGCGAAAGCCAGTGGTGGTCGGGTTAGTGGGATGGTTCTCAGTGGGCCCTCCCTTTCCCCAGTAGTTTCGATTTCTCCAAGATTcattatatcttttcttttttttttttctttttgagacagagtcttgctctgtcacccaggctgtaacctctgcctcctgggttcaagccattgtcctgcctcagcctcctcagttgctggggctataggtgtgcaccgccacgtctggctaatttttgtatttttcgtagagacagggtttcaccatgttggccaggctggtcttgaactcctaacctcaagtgatctgcccacctcggcctcccaaagtgctgggattacaggtgtgaaccactgcgtctggcatcattatattttatttatgaggaACATCTGAGAGCCTGCGTCATCCTGTGGAATGGGCTGTGCAGGGGATCAAGGCCCTTTGTTTTGGGCtaaatgaaggttgccaggtggaggttgttAGGGGAAGGGTACTAAATGAAAACACTATAGAAACTGCCTACTTTCTGTAGGTGCTGGTGCTTCTCTGGCCCAGCCTGCTGCCACCTGACCATCCTGTATAAGTTCCTCTCAATAAACCCCATGTTTCATCTGTTGGCTTTgggtctcttcttcagcctcttgaacCTGATGCCATCCCTACTGGAGTTAATGGGGGTCTGGCATGAcaccaactctttttttttttttttgagatggaatctcactgtgtcacccaggttggagtgcagtggcaccatcttggttcactgcaacctctgcctcccagacaagtgattctcctgcctcagcctccggagt
The Theropithecus gelada isolate Dixy chromosome 7b, Tgel_1.0, whole genome shotgun sequence DNA segment above includes these coding regions:
- the LOC112628719 gene encoding interferon-induced transmembrane protein 3, which produces MNHTVQTFFSPVNSGQPPNYEMLKEEHEVAVLGAPHNPAPPTSTVIHIRSETSVPDHVVWSLFNTLFMNPCCLGFIAFAYSVKSRDRKTVGDLTGAQAYASTAKCLNIWALILGILMTILLIVIPVLIFQAY